In the genome of Deinococcus aquaedulcis, the window GCCTTGCTGGACAGCGGCGAACGGCGCCTGCGGCTGGCGGCACGGCCCGAACACACGGTCCTGGTGCCGGGCCTGCCTCCTCTGCGCAACGTCAACACCCCGGCCGATCTGCAGCAATAAAAAATCCGCCTCTTGGGCGGTTATGACAAAGAAGATAGCGCCTTATACGCGCGGTGTCAAGGTTATGCAGTGGCTCAGCGGAAGAATTCCGTCTCTCCTGCCCAAAGTCAGTCTCACGCCCCAGCCTCGCCCGGCACTGGCTGGCGTTGGATCACTCTGCCTTCAGTCGGCGTCCTTGTCTCCAGGGGTGCGGCAGGTTCAACCATCCAGCTAACGCCGCGTAAGGAACAGAAGTTGTTCCTCTTCTCTGCCACGTGCTCAGAAGTATGGGCCAGAGAGTGGGCGCCTCCAGCCTCCCTCACTCTCTTGGCCACAATCTCTCTCCGCCACCTCAAAAACCTACCCGTACCGCGCCTTATGTTCCTTTTTCAGCCGGGCATACTCCTCATTGGCTTCGGCCTCGTCCCACTTGGCTTTGAAGATGCGGGCGGACTCGGCTTTCACCGGGTCTTCCGGGGTGCGGGGCAGCTCGGGGCGGCCGTGGGCGCCGCTCTGGCCCTTCTTGTCGGCGGGCACGGGGCCGTCGTACTTCTTGCCGCCCTTGTGGTTGGCGTAGCGCCGCGAGCGCGTAAAGCCCATCTGCAGGAATTTGCGCGCCATATCGGCCCCCACAAAATCCCCGGCCTGCAGATAGTCCAGAAACATTTGGTAAATCGTCTCGCTGCTTTCGCGGGCGACCTCGGGCGTGGCAAAGCGCCAGTGCGGCAGGATTTCGCCCTTGTACGGCTGCACCAGCAGCACACCCTGCTCGCCCACCCCCACCCGGTACAGCTCCGGGTGCGCGCGCAGGTCCAGCGTGCGGTAATCGAGGGAATAATCGAATTTCGGCATACAGGGGTGATGGTTGATGGTTAAAGGGCGAGAGTGAACGGTTTTCCTCCACCAACTCTCACCCTTTGACCATCCACTCAGTTCATCCGCTCGTCGTCAATGATCGCCTGCAGCATCCAGCGGATCTTGTCCACCGTGGCCGCGTAGCCGTTGTACAGGTCGGCGGTGGCGGGATCGTTGGCGTCGTCCACGGTCTGCGAGTCGTCGCGGTAGCCCCGGCCCACGCGGGTCAGGTCGGCCACCAGATCGCTGACCTGGGTGCGGGCGTCGCGCACGGTTTCGGCCGGTACGATCACGGTGCTGTAGCGCTCAATGTCAGCGGGCGCGGCGATGGGGCTGCCGCCCAGGGCCACCAGGCGCTCGGCCTGCTCGTCAATGGCCGGAAAGATCATGGCGATGAACTCGTCGTAGGCTAGGTGCAGGTCACGGAAGAACCGGCCGCGAATGTCCCAGTGGTACTTCTTGAACTTCAGGTACAGGCTGATGGTGGTGGCGAGGTTGCGCTGCAGGGTCTCGGCCACCGTGCTGAACTCGTCCTCGCTGAGGTAGGCGTGGTCCACCAGCGCGTTGTTCGTGGCGTTCAGATGCGCGGCGTCGGCGTTCGCACTGCCAGTGGGCTGCGCCGAGACCGGCTTGCTGTCGCTGGAGGCGGTGGTCCGTCCGTCCTCGGCGGCGCTCCGGGCCTGGGCCTCTGCGCCCTTGCCGCCGCGCGTGCTGGCCTTCTGGCCGCCCTGGGCTTTCTTGGTTCCGGCACTCTTCTTGGTCATGCGGTCACCGTACCCCTGGCGCCCGCTTCCGGCCTATACGGCATTTCTTCACGCACGCGCAAACAGCAGGCGCTGGCTGTCGACCTTCAGGGTGGCGTGGCCTGCCTCCAGCAGCTCGGTCAGGTGCGCGCTGACCACCGCGCGGTTCAGCACCACCGCGCCCGCCGTGGTCATAACGACTCTCAGTGCAGCGCACACGCGCGCCAGCAGCTCATCTACGGTTGCTGGGCCTTCGGCCACCGCTGCCTGCACCGCCGCTGTGGTTTGCCCATAGGCCGCGAGGTTGGTGGCCACCAGCCTCGGCAGGTCAGCGGTGGGCTCGCCGTGGCCGGGGAGGATGAGGCGCACGCCCTGCAGCGCGCCCAGAGCCGCCGCACTCGCCTTCTGGGCAGCCGAATCGGCACAGAAGGTCAAGGGGTGCTTGGCCAGAGCGTCCGGGCCGAAAAGGGCATCGGCGGCGTACAGCACCTCGCCACAGCGCACCGCCACCATCTCGGCCGCGTGGCCTGGGACTGGGAGCAGCTCCAGCGCCACGCCGCCCAGGGTGAGGGGGCCGGTTCCGGGCAGGGGCCGCGCTGGGCTGGCGGGGGCCAGCAGAAACTTGGTCTGCAGCTCGCGGGGCGGCCGGGCGCCGAACAGGCCCAGCGGTTCCAGCAGCGGGTTCGCAATGATAGCGGCTTCCAGCGGCGGCGCCCAGACTTCCACCTCGGGAAAGCGTTTGAGCAAGAAGGCATTGCCCCCGTGGTGGTCGGCGTGGCTGTGGGTATTCAGAATGGCCGTGGGCCGCAGCCCTGCGCACTCCACCGCACGCAGCAGCTTGCGGGCGTGGCTGTCGTCCAGGCCGGTGTCCACCAGCAGCGCGCCGCCCTGGCCGTTTGCCAGCACGAGGCTGTTCACCGCGCCCGGCAAATAGAAGGCGTCCGGCGCTAGGGGAAGGAGGGTCATGGGGGCAGGGTAGCGTTCCCTGGACGGCTGCAAGGTCAGGGGGCGGCGAGAAGGGCGCCCTCCTCCTCCTCTGACTATGAAAACCCCATCGTCTGTGAACGCCCCCGTCTACGCCTCCGCTCCGGTGCGGGCCAAGCCTCTACCCACATGCCAGATGCAGAGCCGGGGCCGCACACCCCAACCTCACCCCAAGCGCGGCGGGTGTAGGCTGCCGGTCATGGCCTCCGGCGAACGCAGCCCGTTCATGAAGTGGTTTCTGGAAACCAACCAACCTGAACCGCAGGGCTTTTACGAAGAAGAGCAGCAGGTCCAGGCCCAACACCACACCCAGCCGTGGTGGAAGGTGATGTGCCTGACCGGCGTGGACTATTTTTCCACCCTGGGCTACCAGCCGGGAATTGCCGCACTGGCGGCTGGGGCGCTGTCGCCGCTGGCGACGTTGGTGCTGGTGCTGGTCACCCTGTTTGGCGCGCTGCCCATGTACCGCCGCGTGGCCGAGGAAAGCCCGCACGGCGACGGCAGCCTGTCCATGCTGGAGCGGCTGCTGAGCTACTGGCCCAGCAAGGTGCTGGTGCTGACCCTGATTGGGTTTGTGGCCACGGGCTTCGTGATCACCATGACCCTGTCAGCCGCCGATGCCACCGCCCACCTGATTGAAAACCCGCTGCTGGAACACTTGCTTGAAGGGCGGCAGGTGGGCGTGACCCTGCTGCTGCTGGCGCTGCTGGGGGCGGTGTTTCTCAAGGGCTTCCGCGAAGCGGTGGGCATTGCCGTGGGCATCGTGGTGCTGTACCTGGGCCTGAGTGTGGTGGTGGCGGGCCACGGCCTGCTGGAAATCGTGCGCCAGCCGGAACTGCTGAGCGGCTGGTGGGGCACGCTGGGGCAGGCCTACGCTTCGCCGCTGGCGATCCTGGGTGCGGCGCTGCTGGTGTTTCCGGCGCTGGCCCTGGGGCTGTCCGGCTTCGAGACCGGCGTGGTGGTGATGCCGCTGGTCAAGGGTGACCCCGGCGACACCCCCGCCAAGCCGCTGGGCCGCATTCGCAACGCCAAGAAGCTGCTGACCAGCGCCGCGCTGATCATGTCGGTGATGCTGCTGGCGTCCTCAGTGGTGACCACGCTGCTGATCCCCCGGCACGAGTTCTGGGCCGCCACCACCGTCACCAAGGCCGTGAGCACCGCCGACCTGCAGCGGGGCCGCGCCATTGTGAACGTGCCGCTGGACCACCCCACCCGCCCGCGCGAGATCTTCAGCCTGCAGGTGCCGGCCGGGCGCACCGGCACCTTTACCCTGACCGCCAACACCGTGGGCGGGCCCGTGCCCATGACCGTATCGGTGGCCCCCAACGGCTCCACCACCACCGTGAAGGTGGACACGCCGCCCGGACAGGCCAACGGGCGCGCGCTGGCCTACCTGGCCCACGAGCGCTTTGGCGAGGGCTTTGGCACCCTGTACGACGTCTCGACCATCCTGATTCTGTGGTTCGCGGGGGCCTCGGCCATGGCAGGGCTGCTGAACATCGTGCCGCGCTACCTGCCGCGCTACGGCATGGCACCGGACTGGGCGCGCGCCACCCGGCCGCTGGTGCTGCTGTTTATCGGCATCAGCGCCCTGGTTACCATTCTGTTCAAGGCCAACGTGGACGCCCAGGCCGGGGCTTACGCCACGGGCGTGCTGGCCCTGATGACCTCGGCGGCGGTGGCGGTCTTTCTGACCGAACTGCGCCGGGGCCACCGCGCCGCCGCCCTGGCGTTTGCAGTGATCAGCGCCATCTTCATCTACACCAGCGTGGTCACAGTCAGCGAGCGCCCCGAGGGCCTGTACATTGCGCTGCTGTTTATCGGCGCCATTCTGGTGGTCAGTGTGGCTTCGCGCATTGGCCGCAGCACCGAACTGCGCGTGGAACGCGTGGACCTGGACGACACCGCCCGCGCCATGCTGAACGAGGTGGGCGCCCAGGGCCTGCCGGTGCGCTTTATCGCCAACCATCTGGACGAGGGCGACGATGTGGAGTACCGCGAAAAGGCGCTGGACGTGCGCCTGCACAACCACCTCAGCCCCGGCGAGGCGGCACTGTTCCTGGAGGTGGCGATCCGGGACGCCAGCGATTTCAGCACCCGCGTGCCCGTGACCGGGGTGCGGGTGGGCAATCACCTGATTCTGCGCGCCACTGGCCCCAGCGTGCCCAATACCCTGGCCGCCGTGCTGCTGCATGTGCGCGACCTGACCGGCGTGCCGCCCCATGTGTACTTTGAATGGAGCGAAAAGGGCCCGGCCGTCAATGCCCTGCGCTTCCTGCTGGCGGGCGAAGGCGATATTCCGCCCCTGACCCACGAGATTCTGCGCGTGGCCGAGCGCGAAGCCAGCCGCCGGCCCCAGGTGCATGTGGGCGGGTAACAGGTCAGCCGAAGTACGACAGGAAGAGCGGCCCCCGTGGCGTAGGGGCCGCTCTTCTTGTTCGTAAGGCGCACGGCAAACTGCGCCCAGACCGCGTCGCGCCCTTTCTCTACAACTCTTCCACAGCCCAGGCCCCGGCTGCCGCCGTGTTTCGGCCCGCTGGACGGCCCCCGGCCCTGGCCCGGAGCGCGGGTGTAGCCTGCCCGGCGTGAGCGCCGCCCCTGCCCCTGTGCCCTTTCGCCCGTCCGGGGCCCAGCTGGGCCTGATTGGGGCGAATTTTCTGATGTGGGGCGGGTTTTTTGCCGTTATTCCCCTAGTGACCGTGCATTTCAGCGGGCCCGGTGGCCTGGGCTGGTCGGCGGCCAGCGTGGGACTGGTGCTGGGCCTGCGCCAGCTCACCCAGCAGGGCCTGACGGTCTTTGGCGGCGCGTGGGCCGACCGCCTGGGGCCCAAGCCGCTGATTCTGTGGGGCTGCGCGCTGCGCACCCTGGGCTTTGCGGGCATGGGCTTTGCCGACACCCTACCCGCCCTGCTGGCGGCGGCGCTGCTGGCGGGCATTGGCGGCGGGCTGTTTGACGCCCCCAAGAGTGCAGCCATCACCCAGGTCACCCGCCCCGAGCACCGCACACGCATGTTCAGCCTGACCAGCCTGTCCGGCAATGCGGGCATGGTCACGGGGCCGCTGCTGGGCACGCTGCTGCTGGGCCTGGGCTTTCGCACGGCGGCCCTGGTGGCGGCCAGCGTGTACGTCCTCGCTGGGCTGGTGCTGGCCCTCACGCTGCCTCACCTGCGGCCGGCCGGGCAGCCGGCCAGCGGCCTAGGTGGGCTGCGGGAGGCGGCGCAGGACGTGCCCTTCCGTCGCTTCACGCTGGTGCTGATCGGCTATTTCATCCTGAGCACGCAGATCAACGTGGCGGTGACCCTCAAGGCGGTGGCGCTGGCCGGGCCCGGGGCCACGGGGCCGCTGTATGGCCTCTCGGCGGGGTTAGCGGTGCTGCTGCAATACCCCCTGCTGCGCCTGACCGAGCGCCACCTGCCCACCCGCACGGCGCTGGTGGGGGCCGTGACCCTGGTGGCCCTCAGCCTGGGCCTGATGGGCGCGGCGAACACTTTCCCGGCCCTGCTGGCCTGCGTGGCGCTCTACAGCCTGGGCACCATGATCGTGTACCCCACCCAGCAGACCCTGACGGCGCGCTTTGCCCCCGCCGGGCGGGTGGGCAGCTATTTCGGCTTTGCCGCGATTTCGCTGGGAGCGGGCGGCGCGGTGGGCAGTGTGCTGGGCGGCGCGCTGGTAGACGCTGGCGCGCGGCTGGGCTGGCCCGCCCTGCCGTGGCTGGTGCTGGCGGCCATCGGCGCCCTGAGTGCCCTGGGCCTGCGCTGGGCCCTGCGCGGCCTGGACAACGTGCCGGAGCGGAGTGAGGCGGCAAAGTAGGGGGCGCTTGTGAAGAAGCCCTGGCCCTGGGCTGAATCCGTCAATGGGCAAGCGCCTGCCAAGTCCGAGGGGGACAATGGGCAGATGTGTCATAGCGGTCACGACCTGACGGTGAACCCTTCAGGTCATGTGGGGCGAGCGGCGCGAGTGACCGCGACAGACAGCGGTTGGCGTGGCGTTGAGGGCAGGAAAGCACCCCCCTGGGCGGAACGGAAGATCGCTCTCAGGAGCTGGGCGCCAGACCTCGCCGTGCCGGAAACCCATAAGAAGCGCGACTGATCGCCCAGGTTTGCAGGTTGACAAGGTTGGGCCCCTCATTCCTCAACCCTGAAGCGCCGCCCTGACCCCCTAACACAAGTCGCCCCCGCTGATCATGCGGGGGCAACGTGGCGCGGCGCCGCTTACGGGCGAGAGCGGAAGGGGTCCAGGCTCAGGGTGGGGGCGCTTTGCAGGGCCTGCACGCCCACCTGCAGCAGGGCGTCGGTGCCCTGGGTTAGCAGGCGGACCTCGGCTTCACCCTGCACCTTTGCCTGATCCGGCTGGATGCTCTGGGGGTAGGGGGTGCCGTCGGGCTTGGCGTAATTCAGGATGGTCAGCTGCAGGGCACCCTCGCCCACCGGCCACACGCGCGTGGCGGTGTTGCCCACCCCGGCGGTTTCCTCGCCAATCACCGGGCCGCGCCGGGCGTACTGCATCTCGAAGGCAAAGAACTCGCTGCATGAGGCGCTGCCGCTGTCCACCAGCACGGCCACCGGGCCGGTCCACAGGTTGGGGTTGCGCACGCTGCTCAGTACCCGCCCCGATTCCACGCGCGTACCCCGGCTGACCACGGTGCGCTCGTTGCCGTCGGGGCTGCGCGCCACACGGGTCAGGCTGGGCACGAAGGCGCTCACGGCGCTGTCGCACTCGCTGAGGCTGCCGCCGCCGTTGCCACGCAGGTCCACGATCAGGCCGCTGGCCCCGCGCGCCTGGGCCTGCCCCACAAGGTCATGCACCCCCTGGGCCACACCCCCGCCCGACAGGAAGGTGGGAATGCGCAGCACCGCCACCTCGCTGCTGCCGGCCCCCGGCACGAAGTTCAGGCGCGGCAGGTCGCGGGTGCTGCTCTCGCGGGCGGTCACAGTGACGGTCAGCGGCTGGCCCTGGCGCTCGGCGCCCAGGGTGATGGTCCGGCCTTCCTCGCGCGCGCGGCGCAGGTCCTCGTAGACGTAGGGCTGGCCGTTCAGGGTCAGCAGCACGTCGCCCCGCTTCAGGCCAGCTTCCTCGGCGGCGCTGCCGGGCACCACTTCGGTCACCACGCGGTTCTGACCGTCCAGGCGCGCCAGCTTCACGCCAAACTGCAGGCGGTTGCCACCCGTGGCGCTGGCCACGAACTCCTGGTAGTCCTCGGGGGTCTGGAAAAAGGAGTGGTCGTCGCCCAGGGCCGTCATCTCGGCTTCCAGCACCGGGTAGGCCTTGGCTTCCTCGCAGGTGCTGGGGCTGGGCGCGCACACGGCGTCCAGTCGCCCCTGGTACTCGCGGGTGAGGGCCGCGCGGTCCACCGGGGACAGGCCACCGTATTCCGTCTGAATCAGCAGGTTCACTCGGTTGAAAATGGCCTGCGCGGGCGACACCACGCTCTGGGCAGCCGCACCCGGCGACAAGGACATTCCCAGCAGCAGCGCGGCCAGACCCGGCGCCCGCGCGGCGCGAAGGAACAGGGAAGCAGGCCGGTCCGGGCGGCGCGGCGTCAGGCGGGCAGGGGCAGTCATTGGTCTTCCCATTCTGCTCCAGACAGATGGGAATTTGGTGGGGCACAATTGCAACGTCCGTCACAGGAAGCGCCCACCCACACGCGCTTTTTGGGGGGCTAGGCCACGGGTGACCGCTGGTACAGCTCCACCAGTCGCCGCAGAAACTGCAGGCCCGGTTTCAGGCTGCTGGCCTGCACCCATTCGTCGGTGCGGTGGGCGTTGCCGCCCCGGTACACGCCCACGGCCACAGCGGGCAAGCCGTGGGGCACGGCGGCGTTCGCATCGGTGCTGCTAGAGGCCACACGAATGTCCAGTCGGCCTTCGCGGGCGGCCTCGCGCACCAGGGGCAACAGGGGATCGCTGCGCAGGTCGCCGCCGGGGCGGTCGCCCACCCGCTCCAGGTGAACGCGCACGCCGGCCTCGCGCGCCGCCGCGTGCAGGGCCGTCACCGCCCGGCTGTCCAGGTCGGCCAGCACGCCAGCATCCAGCGAGCGCAGGTCCAGCAGCAGTTCGGCCGTGCCCGCAATGGAGTTCACACTAGTGCCGCCCCCCGCCACCCCCACATTCAGCGTGGTGCGCGGGCTGAGAGGCAGGTGCAGGGCGTACAGCGCGCTGATCGCCCGGCCCAGCGCGTGCAGGGCACTGGGCGCCTGATCGCCCCAGGAGTGCCCACCCGGGCCGCTGAACACTGCGCGGTAGCGCCGCACGC includes:
- a CDS encoding MFS transporter gives rise to the protein MSAAPAPVPFRPSGAQLGLIGANFLMWGGFFAVIPLVTVHFSGPGGLGWSAASVGLVLGLRQLTQQGLTVFGGAWADRLGPKPLILWGCALRTLGFAGMGFADTLPALLAAALLAGIGGGLFDAPKSAAITQVTRPEHRTRMFSLTSLSGNAGMVTGPLLGTLLLGLGFRTAALVAASVYVLAGLVLALTLPHLRPAGQPASGLGGLREAAQDVPFRRFTLVLIGYFILSTQINVAVTLKAVALAGPGATGPLYGLSAGLAVLLQYPLLRLTERHLPTRTALVGAVTLVALSLGLMGAANTFPALLACVALYSLGTMIVYPTQQTLTARFAPAGRVGSYFGFAAISLGAGGAVGSVLGGALVDAGARLGWPALPWLVLAAIGALSALGLRWALRGLDNVPERSEAAK
- a CDS encoding APC family permease, encoding MASGERSPFMKWFLETNQPEPQGFYEEEQQVQAQHHTQPWWKVMCLTGVDYFSTLGYQPGIAALAAGALSPLATLVLVLVTLFGALPMYRRVAEESPHGDGSLSMLERLLSYWPSKVLVLTLIGFVATGFVITMTLSAADATAHLIENPLLEHLLEGRQVGVTLLLLALLGAVFLKGFREAVGIAVGIVVLYLGLSVVVAGHGLLEIVRQPELLSGWWGTLGQAYASPLAILGAALLVFPALALGLSGFETGVVVMPLVKGDPGDTPAKPLGRIRNAKKLLTSAALIMSVMLLASSVVTTLLIPRHEFWAATTVTKAVSTADLQRGRAIVNVPLDHPTRPREIFSLQVPAGRTGTFTLTANTVGGPVPMTVSVAPNGSTTTVKVDTPPGQANGRALAYLAHERFGEGFGTLYDVSTILILWFAGASAMAGLLNIVPRYLPRYGMAPDWARATRPLVLLFIGISALVTILFKANVDAQAGAYATGVLALMTSAAVAVFLTELRRGHRAAALAFAVISAIFIYTSVVTVSERPEGLYIALLFIGAILVVSVASRIGRSTELRVERVDLDDTARAMLNEVGAQGLPVRFIANHLDEGDDVEYREKALDVRLHNHLSPGEAALFLEVAIRDASDFSTRVPVTGVRVGNHLILRATGPSVPNTLAAVLLHVRDLTGVPPHVYFEWSEKGPAVNALRFLLAGEGDIPPLTHEILRVAEREASRRPQVHVGG
- a CDS encoding S41 family peptidase, encoding MTAPARLTPRRPDRPASLFLRAARAPGLAALLLGMSLSPGAAAQSVVSPAQAIFNRVNLLIQTEYGGLSPVDRAALTREYQGRLDAVCAPSPSTCEEAKAYPVLEAEMTALGDDHSFFQTPEDYQEFVASATGGNRLQFGVKLARLDGQNRVVTEVVPGSAAEEAGLKRGDVLLTLNGQPYVYEDLRRAREEGRTITLGAERQGQPLTVTVTARESSTRDLPRLNFVPGAGSSEVAVLRIPTFLSGGGVAQGVHDLVGQAQARGASGLIVDLRGNGGGSLSECDSAVSAFVPSLTRVARSPDGNERTVVSRGTRVESGRVLSSVRNPNLWTGPVAVLVDSGSASCSEFFAFEMQYARRGPVIGEETAGVGNTATRVWPVGEGALQLTILNYAKPDGTPYPQSIQPDQAKVQGEAEVRLLTQGTDALLQVGVQALQSAPTLSLDPFRSRP
- a CDS encoding DUF4385 domain-containing protein — its product is MPKFDYSLDYRTLDLRAHPELYRVGVGEQGVLLVQPYKGEILPHWRFATPEVARESSETIYQMFLDYLQAGDFVGADMARKFLQMGFTRSRRYANHKGGKKYDGPVPADKKGQSGAHGRPELPRTPEDPVKAESARIFKAKWDEAEANEEYARLKKEHKARYG
- a CDS encoding Dps family protein, which encodes MTKKSAGTKKAQGGQKASTRGGKGAEAQARSAAEDGRTTASSDSKPVSAQPTGSANADAAHLNATNNALVDHAYLSEDEFSTVAETLQRNLATTISLYLKFKKYHWDIRGRFFRDLHLAYDEFIAMIFPAIDEQAERLVALGGSPIAAPADIERYSTVIVPAETVRDARTQVSDLVADLTRVGRGYRDDSQTVDDANDPATADLYNGYAATVDKIRWMLQAIIDDERMN
- a CDS encoding MBL fold metallo-hydrolase; translated protein: MTLLPLAPDAFYLPGAVNSLVLANGQGGALLVDTGLDDSHARKLLRAVECAGLRPTAILNTHSHADHHGGNAFLLKRFPEVEVWAPPLEAAIIANPLLEPLGLFGARPPRELQTKFLLAPASPARPLPGTGPLTLGGVALELLPVPGHAAEMVAVRCGEVLYAADALFGPDALAKHPLTFCADSAAQKASAAALGALQGVRLILPGHGEPTADLPRLVATNLAAYGQTTAAVQAAVAEGPATVDELLARVCAALRVVMTTAGAVVLNRAVVSAHLTELLEAGHATLKVDSQRLLFARA
- a CDS encoding M20/M25/M40 family metallo-hydrolase — its product is MPLSYLTRIAQTPAPTFEEGVRADLIAGLWDELGYATERDEAGNVLTRLTPPGTEGRPALLLAAHLDTVFEGGTDVTVREEGGRLIGPGVGDNSASLAVVTALLRDLRGGAGVLRRPLWVAANVGEEGLGDLRGAKHLLARHRAALGAFVAVDGYLGIAVTRAVGVRRYRAVFSGPGGHSWGDQAPSALHALGRAISALYALHLPLSPRTTLNVGVAGGGTSVNSIAGTAELLLDLRSLDAGVLADLDSRAVTALHAAAREAGVRVHLERVGDRPGGDLRSDPLLPLVREAAREGRLDIRVASSSTDANAAVPHGLPAVAVGVYRGGNAHRTDEWVQASSLKPGLQFLRRLVELYQRSPVA